The proteins below are encoded in one region of Avibacterium volantium:
- the ileS gene encoding isoleucine--tRNA ligase has protein sequence MSNENVDYKNTLNLPATGFPMRGDLAKREPVMLKNWYEKKLYEKIRQSAQGKKSFILHDGPPYANGSIHIGHAVNKILKDIIVKSKTAAGFDSPYIPGWDCHGLPIELKVEGLVGKPGDKISAAQFREECRHYAREQVEGQKKDFIRLGVLGDWDNPYLTMNYDTEANIIRTLAKVVENGHLYKGYKPVHWCLDCASSLAEAEVEYEDKTSPSIYVKFPATDESAVLNKFNLSEAGSGEVAAVIWTTTPWTLPSNRAIAVNADLVYQLLQFGDKRLILAKDLVESVQKALGEENVKVLGEAKGADLELLRFNHPFYDYSVPVILGDHVTTDGGTGLVHTAPDHGQDDYLVGLKYGLEMAALINDAGVFKAETPFFAGKGVFESNDLVIEKLKETGNLLKLEKIRHSYPHCWRHKTPIIFRATPQWFIGMETNGLRPQALSEIKKVRWIPDWGQARIEAMVENRPDWCISRQRTWGVPMALFIHKTTEELHPRTLELIEQVAQLVEQSGIQAWWDLDPKDLLGDDAENYRKVPDTLDVWFDSGSTYFSVVKARPEFNGLSADMYLEGSDQHRGWFMSSLMLSTATDNQAPYKQVLTHGFTVDGKGRKMSKSIGNIVTPQEVMDKFGGDILRLWVASTDYTGEMSVSDEILKRAADSYRRIRNTARFLLANLNGFEPKRDLVKPEEMIVLDRWAVDCALNAQKEIQEAYDNYQFHAVVQRLMKFCSIEMGSFYLDIIKDRQYTTKADSLARRSCQTALWHIAEALVRWIAPILSFTADEIWQYIPGERAEFVFTEEFYDGLFPLSAEETMNDAYWQQVLKLRDEVNRVLEQARADKTIGAALEAEVTLYANDEYAKILSQLENELRFVLITSKAQVKPLAEADVEAGEVEGFKVKVIRSANEKCPRCWHYSDTIGTNPAHPTLCSRCVENVDGKGEVRRFA, from the coding sequence ATGTCGAATGAAAATGTAGATTACAAAAACACGCTTAACCTGCCTGCGACAGGGTTTCCAATGCGTGGCGATCTGGCGAAACGCGAGCCAGTAATGCTTAAAAATTGGTATGAGAAAAAACTTTACGAAAAAATCAGACAATCTGCACAAGGGAAAAAATCCTTTATTTTGCACGATGGCCCTCCTTATGCCAACGGTTCAATTCATATCGGACACGCTGTAAATAAAATTCTGAAAGACATTATTGTGAAATCCAAAACCGCGGCAGGTTTTGACAGCCCTTATATCCCAGGGTGGGATTGCCACGGTTTGCCGATTGAATTGAAAGTAGAAGGCTTGGTGGGAAAACCAGGGGACAAAATTTCTGCGGCACAATTCCGCGAAGAATGTCGTCACTATGCACGCGAGCAAGTGGAAGGGCAAAAGAAAGATTTTATCCGCCTAGGAGTGTTAGGGGATTGGGATAATCCTTATTTAACAATGAATTACGACACCGAGGCGAACATTATTCGCACTTTGGCTAAAGTGGTCGAAAACGGCCATCTTTACAAAGGCTATAAACCGGTGCATTGGTGTTTAGATTGTGCATCTTCTTTAGCAGAAGCCGAGGTGGAATACGAAGATAAAACTTCACCGTCTATCTATGTGAAATTCCCAGCCACCGATGAAAGTGCGGTGCTAAATAAATTTAATTTAAGCGAAGCAGGCAGCGGTGAAGTGGCAGCGGTGATCTGGACAACCACCCCTTGGACATTGCCATCAAACCGCGCGATCGCAGTGAATGCGGATCTTGTTTACCAATTATTACAATTTGGTGATAAGCGTTTGATCTTAGCAAAAGATTTGGTGGAAAGCGTACAAAAAGCCTTAGGCGAAGAGAACGTGAAAGTGCTAGGGGAAGCAAAAGGGGCTGATTTAGAACTTCTTCGCTTTAACCACCCATTCTATGATTACAGCGTACCAGTAATTTTAGGTGATCACGTTACCACTGATGGCGGTACGGGTTTAGTTCACACCGCGCCAGATCACGGTCAAGACGACTATTTGGTAGGCTTAAAATATGGCTTAGAAATGGCGGCATTAATTAATGATGCAGGTGTATTCAAAGCAGAAACGCCATTCTTTGCTGGCAAAGGCGTGTTTGAAAGCAATGATTTAGTGATCGAAAAACTGAAAGAAACAGGTAACTTATTGAAATTAGAAAAAATTCGCCATAGTTACCCTCATTGCTGGCGACACAAAACGCCAATTATTTTCCGTGCCACACCACAATGGTTTATTGGAATGGAAACAAATGGCTTACGTCCGCAAGCCTTAAGCGAAATCAAAAAAGTGCGTTGGATTCCAGATTGGGGTCAAGCGCGCATTGAAGCAATGGTGGAAAATCGTCCAGATTGGTGTATCTCTCGTCAGCGTACTTGGGGCGTGCCAATGGCGTTATTTATCCACAAAACCACTGAAGAATTACACCCACGCACCCTTGAGCTTATCGAGCAAGTGGCTCAATTGGTGGAACAATCTGGTATTCAAGCCTGGTGGGATCTTGATCCAAAAGATCTGCTTGGTGATGATGCAGAAAATTATCGAAAAGTGCCAGATACCCTTGATGTGTGGTTCGATTCAGGATCGACTTATTTCTCTGTGGTGAAAGCGCGTCCAGAGTTTAACGGCTTAAGTGCGGATATGTATCTTGAAGGTTCGGATCAGCACCGTGGTTGGTTTATGTCATCGCTAATGCTTTCCACAGCAACGGATAACCAAGCGCCTTATAAGCAAGTGCTAACTCACGGCTTTACCGTAGATGGCAAAGGGCGCAAAATGTCAAAATCCATCGGAAATATTGTGACCCCACAAGAAGTGATGGATAAATTCGGTGGCGATATTTTACGTTTATGGGTAGCTTCAACGGATTACACCGGCGAGATGTCTGTTTCAGATGAAATCTTAAAACGTGCAGCCGATAGCTATCGCCGCATTCGTAACACGGCGCGTTTCCTTTTGGCGAACCTAAATGGTTTTGAACCAAAACGCGATTTAGTTAAACCAGAAGAAATGATCGTACTCGATCGCTGGGCGGTGGACTGTGCTTTGAATGCACAAAAAGAGATCCAAGAAGCTTACGATAATTATCAATTCCACGCCGTTGTTCAGCGTTTAATGAAATTCTGTTCAATCGAAATGGGATCGTTCTATTTAGATATTATCAAAGACCGCCAATACACCACCAAAGCAGACAGCCTTGCGCGCCGTAGCTGCCAAACAGCCTTATGGCATATTGCCGAAGCCTTGGTGCGTTGGATTGCGCCGATTTTATCTTTCACCGCTGATGAAATTTGGCAATATATCCCTGGTGAACGCGCAGAATTTGTGTTTACCGAAGAGTTTTATGACGGCTTATTTCCATTAAGCGCAGAAGAAACAATGAATGATGCTTACTGGCAACAAGTGTTGAAACTGCGTGATGAAGTAAACCGTGTGTTAGAGCAAGCTCGTGCAGATAAAACCATTGGCGCCGCATTGGAAGCAGAGGTGACCCTTTATGCGAACGATGAATACGCGAAGATTTTATCGCAGCTGGAAAATGAATTACGCTTTGTGCTGATCACCTCAAAAGCGCAAGTGAAACCATTAGCTGAAGCAGATGTGGAAGCAGGCGAAGTAGAAGGCTTTAAAGTGAAAGTGATTCGTTCCGCCAATGAAAAATGTCCGCGTTGCTGGCATTATTCTGACACCATCGGCACAAATCCAGCACACCCAACCCTATGTTCACGCTGTGTTGAAAACGTGGACGGCAAAGGTGAAGTAAGACGCTTTGCATAA
- the ribF gene encoding bifunctional riboflavin kinase/FAD synthetase, whose protein sequence is MQLIQGLKQLPAIFQQQGCALTIGNFDGVHLGHQAVLRHLREKASALSLPMVVMLFEPQPSEYFMGDNAPPRLMRLRDKLSALADLGVDYVIRIKFDRTFAQLSAQQFIEQCLVQKLNVKFLSIGDDFRFGAGRTGDFALLQQAGQKYGFAVEDNCSFRLNEQRISSTAIRQALADDNLALAEQLLGKPYCIYGRVVQGNKLGRTIGFPTANIRLQRQVNPVKGVYAVRAKLADGTEYEGVANIGRRPTINGVKQLLEVHLFDFKGDIYGQALQVVLCHKIRDEVKFPSFDDLKAQIAKDVDVAKNYFSHAKRTR, encoded by the coding sequence ATGCAATTAATTCAAGGGTTAAAACAACTGCCCGCTATTTTTCAGCAACAAGGCTGTGCCTTAACCATTGGGAATTTTGATGGCGTGCATTTAGGTCATCAAGCGGTGTTGCGTCATTTGCGTGAAAAAGCAAGTGCGCTTTCTTTGCCGATGGTTGTGATGCTTTTTGAACCCCAGCCGAGCGAATATTTTATGGGCGACAACGCACCGCCGCGCTTAATGAGGCTGCGCGATAAATTAAGTGCGTTGGCGGATTTGGGTGTGGATTATGTTATTCGCATCAAATTTGACCGCACTTTTGCTCAGCTTTCCGCGCAACAATTTATTGAACAATGCTTGGTGCAGAAACTCAACGTGAAATTTTTAAGCATTGGCGATGATTTCCGCTTTGGTGCAGGGCGTACCGGGGATTTTGCGCTGTTACAACAAGCGGGGCAGAAATACGGTTTTGCGGTGGAAGATAATTGTAGTTTTCGTTTAAATGAACAACGCATTAGCAGCACAGCGATCCGTCAAGCCTTAGCTGATGATAATTTAGCCCTTGCCGAACAGCTTTTAGGTAAGCCTTATTGCATTTATGGGCGCGTGGTGCAAGGCAATAAATTAGGGCGAACCATCGGTTTTCCAACGGCAAATATTCGTCTGCAACGCCAAGTGAACCCTGTGAAAGGTGTGTATGCCGTGCGAGCCAAATTGGCTGATGGCACGGAATATGAGGGCGTAGCAAATATTGGTCGCCGCCCGACTATCAATGGTGTAAAACAACTATTAGAAGTTCATCTCTTTGATTTTAAAGGCGATATTTACGGGCAGGCTCTTCAGGTGGTGCTGTGTCATAAAATTCGTGATGAAGTCAAATTTCCGTCTTTTGACGATCTTAAAGCACAAATTGCAAAAGATGTGGACGTGGCGAAGAATTATTTTAGCCACGCAAAAAGAACCAGATAA
- the mnmE gene encoding tRNA uridine-5-carboxymethylaminomethyl(34) synthesis GTPase MnmE, with protein MSKETIVAQATPIGRGGVGILRVSGPLAQQVAEAVLGKSLKPRVANYLPFKDSDGTVLDQGIALFFKAPNSFTGEDVLELQGHGGQIILDLLLKRILQVKGVRLARPGEFSEQAFLNDKLDLAQAEAIADLIDATSEQAARSALKSLQGEFSNKINQLVDDVIYLRTYVEAAIDFPDEEIDFLADGKIEAKLREIIAQLAAVRAEAKQGAILREGMKVVIAGRPNAGKSSLLNALAGREAAIVTDIAGTTRDVLREHIHIDGMPLHIIDTAGLRDAIDEVERIGIRRAWDEIEQADRIILMLDSTDSEENLAQVRSEFLAKLPNNIPLTIVRNKADLSGEAETLREQNGQTTISLSAKTQVGVDLLREHLKQAMGYNTSAEGGFLARRRHLEALEQADIHLQAGLIQLTEFYAGELLAEELRMVQNHLSEITGQFTSDDLLGNIFSSFCIGK; from the coding sequence ATGTCAAAAGAAACCATAGTCGCCCAAGCCACCCCGATTGGACGTGGCGGTGTCGGTATTTTACGGGTATCAGGGCCGCTTGCCCAACAAGTAGCAGAAGCGGTGCTAGGCAAAAGTCTGAAGCCGCGTGTAGCGAATTATTTACCGTTTAAAGATAGCGATGGCACAGTGTTAGACCAAGGGATCGCGCTATTTTTCAAAGCCCCAAATTCTTTCACTGGTGAAGATGTATTAGAGCTACAAGGCCACGGCGGACAGATTATTTTAGATCTCTTACTCAAACGCATTTTGCAAGTCAAAGGCGTGCGTTTGGCTCGCCCAGGAGAATTTTCTGAACAGGCGTTTTTGAATGATAAATTGGATCTCGCTCAAGCGGAAGCCATTGCCGATCTTATTGATGCGACCTCTGAACAAGCGGCGCGTTCAGCATTGAAATCCTTACAAGGGGAATTTTCTAATAAAATCAATCAGCTTGTTGATGATGTGATTTATCTACGCACCTATGTGGAAGCGGCGATTGATTTCCCTGATGAAGAAATTGATTTCTTGGCGGACGGAAAAATTGAAGCCAAATTGCGTGAGATTATTGCTCAACTTGCTGCCGTGCGAGCGGAAGCCAAGCAAGGGGCGATTTTGCGTGAAGGAATGAAAGTGGTGATCGCAGGGCGACCAAATGCAGGAAAATCTAGCCTACTCAATGCTCTCGCAGGACGCGAAGCGGCGATTGTTACTGACATTGCAGGCACAACTCGAGATGTGTTGCGTGAGCATATCCACATTGACGGAATGCCGTTGCATATTATTGATACGGCAGGTTTGCGTGATGCTATCGATGAAGTAGAGCGTATTGGGATTCGCCGTGCGTGGGACGAAATTGAGCAAGCAGATCGCATTATTCTGATGTTAGACAGCACCGATAGCGAAGAAAATCTCGCGCAAGTGCGGTCAGAATTTTTGGCAAAATTGCCGAATAATATCCCTTTAACCATTGTGCGTAATAAAGCGGATTTGAGTGGCGAGGCAGAAACTCTCCGCGAACAAAATGGGCAAACCACCATCAGCCTTTCAGCGAAAACCCAAGTGGGCGTGGACTTACTGCGTGAACATTTGAAGCAAGCAATGGGTTATAACACCAGTGCCGAAGGGGGATTTTTAGCCCGCCGCCGCCATTTGGAAGCTTTAGAACAAGCGGATATCCACTTACAAGCAGGACTCATTCAGCTCACCGAATTTTACGCAGGTGAACTGCTCGCCGAAGAATTGCGAATGGTGCAAAATCACCTGAGCGAAATTACTGGACAATTTACCTCTGATGATTTACTTGGAAATATTTTCAGCTCGTTTTGCATTGGGAAATAA
- a CDS encoding n-acetylglutamate synthase, with protein sequence MTYNLNQKIFAAVVNSESGEVSNQTRFHYFQQGTMIWAEYAGGEIKKGFLIGKFISDDEISFTYQHLNQQGENRLGKCLSRIETLPSGKLRLNEQWQWLDGEQETGSSVVEEI encoded by the coding sequence ATGACATACAACCTTAACCAAAAAATCTTCGCCGCCGTTGTAAATAGCGAAAGCGGGGAAGTGAGTAACCAAACGCGTTTTCATTATTTTCAACAAGGCACGATGATTTGGGCTGAGTACGCAGGCGGTGAAATTAAAAAAGGTTTTCTGATTGGAAAATTTATTTCTGATGATGAAATTAGCTTTACTTATCAACATCTTAATCAGCAAGGTGAAAATCGCCTAGGTAAATGTTTGAGCAGAATTGAAACCTTGCCTTCAGGCAAATTACGCTTGAATGAACAATGGCAATGGCTGGACGGTGAGCAGGAAACTGGTTCATCAGTTGTTGAAGAAATTTAA
- the yidC gene encoding membrane protein insertase YidC encodes MDSRRSLLVLALLFISFLVYQQWQVDYHSPKPVATEQAQTSNSQGELTANSDLANLAQGKVITLENDVFRLKVNTLGGDVVRSELLKYDAELDSHTPFVLLNDTPEHIYIAQSGLVGKNGIDTKAGRANYQVEGDTFKLADGQNELVVPLVFEKDGVTYRKIFVLKRGEYDVAVNFEIANQSGQAIEVEPYAKLTHTLVESSGSMAMPTYTGGAYSSSETNYKKYSFQDMEEKDLSIQTKAGWVAVLQHYFVSAWIPNQDSTHLLYTSTDKARNLGAIGYRGPVVDIPAGATETITSKLWTGPKLQNQMAEVANHLDLTVDYGWAWFIAKPLFWLLTHIHDLVKNWGLAIIGVTLVVKGLLYPLTKAQYTSMAKMRMLQPKIQEMRERYGEDRQRMSQEMMKLYKEEKVNPLGGCLPILLQMPIFIALYWTFMEAVELRHAPFFGWIQDLSAQDPYFILPILMGGSMFLLQKMSPTPVADPMQQKIMTFMPLIFMVFFLFFPAGLVLYWLVSNLITIAQQQWIYRGLEKKGLHSRKK; translated from the coding sequence ATGGATTCAAGACGTAGCCTGTTAGTGCTAGCACTACTCTTTATTTCTTTTCTTGTTTATCAGCAATGGCAAGTGGATTACCATTCACCAAAGCCTGTTGCCACTGAACAAGCACAAACTTCTAATTCTCAAGGCGAATTAACCGCAAATTCAGACCTTGCTAACCTTGCTCAAGGTAAAGTGATTACCTTAGAAAATGATGTATTCCGTTTAAAAGTGAATACATTAGGTGGGGACGTAGTGCGTTCTGAATTATTAAAATATGATGCAGAATTAGATTCCCATACACCATTTGTTTTATTGAACGATACACCAGAGCATATTTATATTGCGCAAAGTGGTTTAGTTGGCAAAAACGGGATTGACACCAAAGCAGGCCGTGCAAATTACCAAGTAGAAGGGGATACTTTCAAACTGGCTGATGGACAGAATGAGCTTGTTGTACCATTAGTATTTGAAAAAGATGGCGTAACATACCGCAAAATTTTCGTTTTAAAACGCGGTGAATATGATGTTGCAGTGAACTTTGAAATTGCAAACCAAAGTGGTCAAGCCATTGAAGTTGAGCCTTATGCAAAATTAACCCATACTTTGGTAGAAAGCTCAGGCAGTATGGCAATGCCAACTTATACTGGTGGCGCGTATTCTTCTTCTGAAACGAATTATAAAAAATACAGCTTCCAAGATATGGAAGAAAAAGATCTTTCTATCCAAACAAAAGCAGGTTGGGTAGCAGTATTGCAGCATTATTTCGTGTCTGCGTGGATTCCAAATCAAGACAGTACACATCTTTTATATACTTCTACAGACAAAGCACGTAATTTAGGGGCAATTGGTTATCGTGGGCCAGTGGTGGATATTCCAGCAGGCGCAACAGAAACCATCACCAGCAAATTATGGACAGGGCCGAAATTACAAAATCAAATGGCAGAAGTAGCGAACCACCTAGATCTCACCGTGGATTACGGCTGGGCGTGGTTTATTGCGAAACCGCTATTCTGGCTACTTACCCACATTCACGATTTAGTGAAAAACTGGGGTCTTGCGATTATTGGTGTAACCCTTGTGGTGAAAGGCTTGCTTTACCCATTAACGAAAGCACAATACACCTCAATGGCGAAAATGCGTATGCTGCAACCGAAAATCCAAGAAATGCGTGAGCGTTATGGTGAAGATCGTCAGCGTATGAGCCAAGAAATGATGAAATTGTATAAAGAAGAAAAAGTGAACCCACTGGGTGGCTGTTTACCAATTCTTTTACAAATGCCAATTTTCATCGCCTTATACTGGACATTTATGGAAGCCGTTGAACTACGCCACGCGCCATTCTTCGGTTGGATTCAAGATTTATCGGCACAAGATCCGTATTTCATCTTGCCAATTTTAATGGGCGGATCAATGTTCTTATTACAAAAAATGTCGCCAACACCTGTTGCTGATCCAATGCAACAAAAAATTATGACATTTATGCCGTTGATCTTTATGGTATTCTTCCTATTCTTCCCAGCAGGTTTGGTGCTTTACTGGCTAGTTTCCAACCTTATCACCATTGCTCAACAACAATGGATTTATCGTGGGTTAGAGAAAAAAGGGTTACACTCTCGTAAAAAATAA